Part of the Halodesulfurarchaeum formicicum genome is shown below.
TCAGCCCTCGATGAGTTCGTCGAACTCCGGTAGTACGTCCTCTTCTGCGTCCGATTCGGTTTCCTCGGCCGACTCCGCTTCCTCCGCCGCCTCGTCCTCGTCGTCCTCGATGACCTCGACCTCCAGGACTTCCAGGGGGATGTTCTCCAGGCGCTGCCCGATCTCTTTCCGGGCGATCCGCGAGGCGTGTTCGGTTCGCTCGACGTTGAAGACCGTCATTTC
Proteins encoded:
- a CDS encoding DUF555 domain-containing protein; its protein translation is MDCRVVVEAAVPVYDVETPDEAVRIAISKTGEMLNPDLNYVEIDMGERTCPHCGEELEPAFVAADESLVALELEMTVFNVERTEHASRIARKEIGQRLENIPLEVLEVEVIEDDEDEAAEEAESAEETESDAEEDVLPEFDELIEG